Proteins encoded within one genomic window of Humulus lupulus chromosome 1, drHumLupu1.1, whole genome shotgun sequence:
- the LOC133829585 gene encoding 5'-3' exoribonuclease 4-like — protein MKNILADVELDMNGKWFSWQAKAICKLPFIEETSLLSEVARVENTLTEEESQRNKLGMDVLFVHVTYPLAKNIVSFYRSNIDHPNLISTQVKQDIDPESSGGMNGYIFVSNRLVQPVQIDSPISGMDMIADNKVLSVFYKCPAFHVHIPRPPSGVHYPNKSILKKHVKPTPLFWHEKSAVVGWLHSLR, from the exons ATGAAGAATATTCTTGCAGATGTTGAGCTAGATATGAATGGGAAATGGTTTTCTTGGCAA GCTAAAG CTATCTGCAAACTTCCATTTATCGAAGAAACCAGCCTTCTCTCAGAAGTTGCCAGAGTAGAAAACACATTGACG GAAGAGGAGAGTCAGAGGAACAAATTGGGTATGGATGTGCTATTTGTTCATGTGACTTATCCTTTAGCAAAAAACATAGTTTCTTTCTATAGAAGTAATATTGATCATCCGAACTTGATCAGTACTCAAGTCAAACAAGACATTGATCCAGAATCCAG TGGTGGGATGAATGGTTACATTTTTGTTTCTAATAGACTAGTGCAGCCTGTGCAAATAGATTCACCAATTAGTGGCATGGATATGATTGCTGATAATAAAGTCTT GTCAGTGTTCTACAAGTGTCCAGCCTTCCATGTACACATTCCTAGACCACCAAGTGGAGTTCATTATCCAAATAAG TCTATCCTCAAGAAGCATGTTAAACCCACACCATTATTTTGGCATGAGAAGTCTGCTGTTGTTGGATGGTTGCATTCTTTAAGGTGA